The following nucleotide sequence is from Pseudomonas sp. RC10.
CTGGCGGCAAATTCGAGGAATAAATGGCTAAGCAAGGTGCTCTCTCAGCGCTCAGCAAAAGCGGCGGGTTGTCCGAGCTCTGGGCTCGTCTGCGTTTTCTGTTCCTGGCGATTATCGTCTATCGGATCGGTGCGCATATCCCAGTTCCAGGTATCAACCCCGACCGGCTGGCGGACCTGTTTCGACAGAATGAGGGGACCATTCTTAGCTTGTTCAACATGTTTTCCGGTGGTGCGCTGGAGCGCATGAGCATCTTTGCGTTGGGGATCATGCCGTACATTTCGGCGTCGATCATCATGCAGCTCATGACCGCTGTCAGCCCACAGCTGGAGCAGTTGAAGAAGGAAGGTGAGGCTGGTCGTCGTAAGATCAGCCAATACACCCGCTATGGCACCGTTGTACTGGCCCTGGTTCAAGCTATTGGCATGTCCATTGGCTTGGCGGGTCAGGGCGTCGCTTTTTCTGCAGATATCGGCTTCCACTTCGTGGCGGTTACCACCTTCGTGGCAGGTGCCTTGTTCATGATGTGGCTGGGCGAGCAGATCACAGAGCGCGGTGTTGGTAACGGTATCTCGATGTTGATTTTTTCGGGTATCGTCGCCGGTCTTCCGAGGGCTATCGGGCAGTCTTTCGAGTCTGCACGTCAGGGTGATATCAACATTTTCGCTCTGGTCGCCATCGGTTTGCTGGCAGTAGCGATCATCGGTTTTGTGGTGTTCATTGAGCGTGGTCAGCGTCGTATCGCTGTTCACTACGCCAAGCGTCAGCAGGGCCGTAAGGTCTTTGCAGCGCAGACCAGCCACTTGCCGCTGAAAGTGAACATGGCTGGCGTAATTCCGGCCATTTTTGCGAGCAGCATCTTGCTGTTTCCGGCTTCGTTGGGTGCCTGGTTCGGTCAGTCTGAAGGTATGGGCTGGTTGCAGGACATCTCGCAGTCGATCGCTCCTGGTCAGCCGTTGAATATTCTGCTGTTTAGTGCAGGGATTATTTTCTTCTGCTTCTTCTATACGGCGTTGATGTTCAATCCGAAAGACGTAGCGGAAAACCTGAAGAAGTCCGGTGCCTTTATTCCAGGTATCCGTCCTGGTGAGCAGTCGGCACGCTATATCGATGGCGTTTTGACTCGTCTGACCATGTTCGGTGCTCTATATATGATGGCCGTGTGCTTGTTGCCCCAGTTTTTGGTGGTGGCTGCAAACGTGCCGTTCTACCTTGGCGGGACCTCGTTGCTGATCGTGGTCGTGGTTGTGATGGACTTCATGTCCCAAGTGCAATCTCACCTCGTTTCGCACCAGTATGAATCCCTGATGAAGAAAGCCAACCTGAAGGGCTACGGCAGCGGCATGCTGCGCTGAAGCACCCATAAGGTTCGAGGAGTTGGTGATGAAAGTTCGTGCATCGGTGAAAAAGCTGTGCCGCAACTGCAAGATTATTCGCCGCGAAGGTGTTGTTCGAGTAATTTGCAGCGCGGAACCACGTCACAAGCAGCGCCAAGGCTGAGTGTGATCTGTGCTAAAAGCCCAGCAGCTAGTGCGCTGCTGGGTTGATTATTTGTTATTACAGCGATATTATCTCGCGCCCTATTTCTTGGCTTCCGGGGCGTAGGTAGCTGTCAATTGGAGTCCCACTGAATGGCCCGTATTGCAGGCGTTAACATTCCAGATAACAAGCATACTGTTATCTCGCTGACCTACATCTATGGTGTTGGTCGCACGACTGCACAGAAAATCTGTGCTACCACCGGGGTTAACCCGGCGGCGAAGATCAAAGATCTGAGCGATGAGCAGATTGAACAGCTGCGTGGCGAAGTCGCGAAGTTCACCACTGAAGGTGACCTGCGTCGCGAAATCAACATGAAAATCAAGCGCTTGATGGATCTCGGTTGCTACCGCGGTCTGCGTCATCGTCGCGGTCTTCCAGTACGCGGTCAGCGTACCAAGACCAACGCGCGTACCCGTAAAGGTCCGCGTAAGCCGATCCGCAAGTAATCGCCCCAGCGAATCGACAGGAATTAAATCATGGCAAAACCTGCTGCTCGTCCTCGTAAAAAAGTTAAAAAGACAGTGGTTGATGGCATCGCCCACATCCATGCTTCTTTTAACAACACCATCGTGACCATCACCGACCGTCAAGGTAACGCTCTTTCCTGGGCTACCTCCGGTGGTTCGGGTTTCCGCGGTTCCCGCAAGTCCACCCCGTTCGCTGCTCAAGTAGCTGCTGAGCGTGCTGGTCAAGCTGCGCTGGAATACGGCCTGAAAAACCTCGACGTTAACGTCAAAGGTCCAGGTCCAGGTCGTGAATCTGCTGTCCGTGCTTTGAACGGCTGTGGCTACAAGATCGCCAGCATCACCGACGTGACGCCAATCCCGCACAACGGGTGCCGTCCGCCGAAGAAGCGCCGCGTGTAATCCAGGAGATTGTAAAGAATGGCTCGTTACATTGGTCCAAAATGCAAACTCGCTCGTCGCGAAGGCACCGATCTCTTCCTGAAGAGCGGCGTGCGCGCTATCGAATCGAAGTGCAACATTGAAGCAGCACCTGGTATCCACGGTCAGCGCCGCGGTCGCCAGTCCGACTACGGCACCCAGCTGCGTGAAAAGCAGAAAGTCCGTCGTATCTATGGCGTTCTCGAGCGTCAGTTCAGCGGTTACTACAAAGAAGCTGCCGGCAAGAAAGGCGCTACTGGTGAGAACCTGCTGCAACTGCTCGAATGCCGTCTGGACAACGTCGTATACCGTATGGGTTTCGGCTCCACTCGTGCCGAATCTCGTCAGCTGGTATCGCACAAGTCGGTTAGCGTAAACGGTAAAACCGTTAACGTTCCGTCCTACCAGGTTCGTGCTGGTGACGTAGTAGCTATTCGCGAAAAAGCGAAAAACCAACTGCGTATCGTCCAGGCTCTCGATCTGTGTGCCCAACGTGGCCGCGTAGAATGGGTAGAAGTAGACACTGAGAAAAAATCTGGCGTCTTCAAAAGCGTTCCAGCTCGCAGTGATCTGTCCGCCGACATCAACGAAAGCCTGATTGTCGAGCTCTACTCCAAGTAAGGGCTAGAAAATAGGTGCATCCATGCAGATTTCGGTAAATGAGTTCCTGACACCCCGTCACATTGATGTACAGGTTGTCAGTCCAACCCGCGCCAAAATCACTCTCGAGCCTCTCGAGCGTGGTTTCGGCCATACCCTGGGCAACGCGCTGCGCCGCATCCTGTTGTCCTCCATGCCCGGCTGTGCAGTAGTCGAGGCCGAGATTGACGGTGTACTTCATGAGTACAGCGCCATTGAAGGTGTACAGGAAGATGTCATTGAAATCCTGTTGAACCTTAAAGGTCTGGCTATCAAGCTGCACGGTCGAGACGAAGTTACGCTGACCTTGTCGAAGAAGGGTTCGGGGGTGGTTACCGCTGCCGATATTCAGCTGGATCATGATGTCGAGATCGTTAACCCCGATCACGTAATCGCTAACCTGGCGTCTAACGGCGCCCTGAACATGAAGCTCGTTGTAGCTCGTGGTCGCGGTTATGAACCAGCAGACTCGCGTCAGAGCGACGAAGACGAAAGCCGCAGCATTGGTCGCTTGCAGCTCGACTCTTCGTTCAGCCCGGTACGTCGTATCGCATACGTGGTGGAAAACGCCCGTGTCGAACAGCGTACCAACCTGGACAAACTGGTTATCGATCTGGAAACCAACGGTACTCTGGACCCTGAAGAGGCAATCCGTCGCGCTGCAACCATTCTGCAACAGCAGTTGGCTGCGTTCGTCGACCTCAAAGGTGACAGCGAACCTGTTGTAGTCGAACAGGAAGACGAGATCGATCCGATCCTGCTTCGTCCGGTTGACGATTTGGAACTGACCGTACGTTCGGCCAACTGCCTTAAGGCGGAGAACATTTACTACATCGGTGATCTGATCCAGCGCACTGAAGTGGAACTGTTGAAGACTCCGAACCTGGGCAAGAAATCCTTGACCGAAATCAAGGACGTTCTGGCTTCTCGTGGTCTCTCCCTCGGCATGCGCCTCGACAACTGGCCGCCTGCAAGTCTTAAGAAGGACGACAAGGCGACTGCCTGATCGTCGTAATCACCGAACGTTGTGTTTGGTAAGGAATGAACCATGCGTCATCGTAAAAGTGGACGTCACCTGAGCCGTACCAGCTCTCACCGCAAGGCCATGTTTCAAAACATGGCGGTGTCGCTGTTCGAGCACGAGCTGATCAAAACTACCCTGCCGAAAGCCAAGGAACTGCGCCGCGTTGCCGAGCCGCTGATCACTTTGGCCAAGATCGACAGCGTTGCTAACCGCCGTCTGGCTTTCGACCGTACTCGTTCGAAAGAAATCGTCGGTAAGCTGTTCAACGATCTGGGCAAGCGCTATGCGACCCGTGAGGGTGGCTATCTGCGTATCCTGAAGTGCGGTTTCCGCGCTGGCGACAATGCGCCTATGGCGTACGTCGAGCTGGTTGATCGTCCAGTCGGTGGCTCTGTAGAAGCTGCTGAGTAAGACATCAGTCTTCACAAAAAACCGGGCCTAGTGCCCGGTTTTTTGTTGCCTGTCATTTAGTTAAATACAACGCGTTATCAGTTGAGCGTGTGGTTATTGCGCTAATTCTTAGTGATAAAGAGAACTCACCTCATTTACCTGTATTTTTGGCACCAAATGTCACGTAATCGGTGATTTTCTTCAGTTTTCTGCTTCTTGAAAGGTGACCTGTCGCCAATGTTGGTCCAAACTATCGACTTTCATGAAGGAGATTCACGGCGATGCAAGGCCACCCGGACGTCATCGATTACCTCAACACGCTGCTGACCGGCGAATTGGCTGCACGCGACCAATATTTCGTCCATTCGCGGATGTATGAGGATTGGGGTTTCACCAAGCTCTACGAGCGTATCAATCATGAAATGGAAGAAGAGGCACAACACGCTGATGCGTTAATGCGCCGTATTTTGATGCTTGAAGGGACGCCGCGCATGCGGCCGGACGATCTGGACGTGGGCACCACCGTGCCTGAGATGCTCGCCAGCGATCTTCGTCTCGAATACAAGGTCCGCGCAGCATTGTGCAAAGGCATCGCGCTCTGTGAGCAGCACAAGGACTATGTGAGTCGTGACATCCTGCGTGTTCAACTGGCCGATACAGAAGAAGACCACACCTACTGGCTCGAAAAGCAGATGGGTTTGATCAAGTCCATTGGCCTGGAAAATTATCTGCAATCGCAGTTCTGATTCAGCTTAAAAAGCCCCTGTCATGCTCGCCATGACAGGGGCTTTTTCGTTTTTACGCGGTGATCAGGCTCGATCACGTTCGAGCAAAGGTTTGAGGTAATGCCCGGTGTAAGACTGTTTCATTTCCGCGACTTGCTCTGGCGTACCGGTGGCGATGATTTGCCCGCCTTTGGAGCCGCCTTCCGGTCCGAGGTCAACCAGCCAGTCCGCGGTTTTGATCACGTCCAGGTTATGCTCAATCACAACGACGGTGTTGCCGTGGTCCCGCAGGCGGTGCAAGACGTCCAACAGTTGTTGAATGTCGGCGAAGTGCAAACCTGTAGTGGGCTCGTCAAGGATGTAGAGGGTTTTGCCGGTATCTCGCTTGGACAGCTCGCGCGATAGCTTCACTCGTTGCGCCTCACCACCAGACAATGTGGTGGCCGATTGTCCGAGCTTGATATACGAGAGCCCGACATCCATCAACGTCTGCAGCTTGCGCGCCAATGCCGGAACAGCATCGAAGAACATACGCGCTTCCTCGATAGTCATTTCCAACACTTCGTGGATGCTTTTGCCCTTGTATTTGATCTCAAGGGTCTCGCGGTTATAGCGCTTGCTCTTGCACACGTCGCACGGCACGTAAATGTCTGGCAGGAAGTGCATTTCGACCTTGATCAGCCCGTCGCCCTGACAGGCTTCGCACCGGCCGCCTTTGACGTTGAACGAGAAGCGGCCCGGTCCGTAGCCCCGAGAGCGAGATTCAGGAACGCCGGAGAACAGCTCGCGAATCGGGGTGAACAGGCCCGTGTAGGTGGCAGGGTTCGAACGCGGCGTCCGGCCGATTGGGCTCTGATCGATGTCTACCACTTTGTCCAGGTGCTGAAGGCCATCGATGCTGTCGTGCGTGGCGGCCTCCAGCGTCGTCGCCCCGTTCAACGCAGTTGCGCTGAGCGGGAACAGCGTGTTGTTGATCAGCGTCGATTTGCCTGATCCGGAAACGCCCGTGACGCACGTCAGCAAGCCGATCGGGATTTCCAGATCGACATTACGCAGGTTATTCCCGCGCGCACCTTTCAGCTTGAGAGACAGCTTCTTGTTACGCGGGGTGCGCTTCGCCGGTACTTCGATCTTGACGCGACCTGACAGGTATTTACCGGTGAGCGAGTCCGGGTGGGACATGACCTCTTCTGGCGTGCCTTCTGCGACGATATTGCCGCCGTGCACGCCAGCTCCGGGTCCAATGTCCACCACATAATCCGCGAGGCGGATGGCATCTTCGTCATGCTCAACCACGATCACGGTGTTGCCGATGTCACGAAGATGACGGAGCGTGTCCAGCAGCCTGTCGTTGTCGCGTTGGTGCAGGCCAATGGAGGGTTCATCAAGGATGTACATCACCCCCACGAGGCCCGCGCCGATCTGGCTGGCAAGGCGAATACGCTGAGCTTCACCGCCCGACAGGGTGTCGGCGCTGCGGTCCAGCGTCAGGTAATCCAGGCCCACGTTCACGAGGAACTGCAACCGCTCGCGGATCTCTTTGAGAATCTTGTCCGCAATCTCGCCACGACGTCCTGTCAGCTTCAGTTCGCCAAAGTATTCAGTGGCGTCACCGATAGGCAGGTTGGTAACGGCCGGGAGCGTTTTCTCGCCCACCCAAACGTGCCGAGCCTCACGACGCAGTCGCGTCCCTCGGCAATCCGGGCAAGGTTGAGTGCTGAGGAATTTCGCCAGTTCTTCGCGCACAGTGGCTGATTCGGTTTCGCGATAGCGACGCTCAAGGTTAGGCACGATCCCTTCGAAGGGATGGGCGCGCTTGACGATGTCGCCACGGTCATTCAGGTAGCGGAAGTCGACGTTCTGGCTCCCGCTGCCGTTGAGCAGGACTTTTTGCAGATCGGCTGGCAGTTCCTTGAACGGCACTTCCAAACTGAAGCCGTAATGACTCGCTAAAGATCCGAGCATCTGGAAATAGTAAACGTTGCGTCGGTCCCAACCACGTATCGCGCCTTCGGCCAACGTGAGTTCGCTATTCACCAGTCGTTTGATGTCGAAGAACTGCTTCACACCCAGGCCATCGCAGGTCGGACAGGCGCCCGCCGGGTTGTTGAAGGAGAACAGCTTGGGTTCCAGCTCGCTGATGGCGTGTCCACAGATGGGGCAGGCAAACCGCGCGGAGAAAATCATCTCTTCGCCGGGTTCATCGTCCATCGGTGCGACCAGCGCGATGCCGTCGGCCAGTTTCAGTGCTGTTTCAAACGACTCGGCCAGACGTTGTTGCAGGTCGGCACGGACCTTGAAGCGGTCAACGACGACGTCAATGGAGTGCTTCTTCTGTTTGTCGAGTTTTGGCAGCTCGTCGAGTTCGCACAGCTTGCCGTTGACCCGTGCACGAACGAAGCCCTGAGCGCGCAGCTCTTCGAATACCGCCAAGTGCTCGCCTTTGCGCTCGCGAACAACCGGGGCGAGCAACATCAGCTTGGCGCCCTCCGGCTCCGCAAGCACCAGATCGACCATCTGACTGACGGTCTGCGCTTCGAGGGGGATATCGTGATCCGGGCAGCGTGGTGTGCCCACGCGGGCATACAGCAAGCGCAGGTAGTCGTAGATTTCGGTAATGGTGCCCACGGTCGAACGGGGGTTATGCGATGTGGACTTCTGCTCGATGGAGATCGCAGGCGACAGGCCTTCGATGGTGTCAACGTCAGGCTTTTCCATCATCGACAGGAACTGGCGCGCGTACGCCGAAAGCGACTCGACGTAGCGGCGTTGCCCTTCGGCGTACAGGGTGTCGAACGCCAGCGACGACTTGCCGGAACCAGAAAGGCCGGTAATGACGATCAGCTTGTCGCGGGGCAGGGTGAGGTCGATGTTTTTCAGGTTGTGGGTTCGTGCCCCACGAATCAGGATCTTGTCCAAGGTGGCCTCGCACGGCGGGCGTAAAACGCTGGAGTATACGGCCAAATACTGGATGGATGCACACTATTGAGCAGTCGGCCTACGTACAGGGGAAAAAGAAAATTCCCGCGATGCGCGGCAAAGCGTCGTATGTGCTGTACATCGATGGGACTGGTAGAATCGCCGCCGGTTCACATGAGGTTCTTCCATGCACGATTCTCACAGCGAGCGCATGAGTGGCAGCGAAACCCGCGCGGCGGGCGGTCTGGCGCTGGTGTTCGCGTTCCGTATGCTTGGCATGTTCATGGTGCTGCCGGTCCTGGCGACCTACGGTATGGACCTGGCAGGCGCAAGCCCGACGCTCATTGGTCTGGCGATTGGTGCATACGGCCTGACCCAAGCCGTACTGCAGATTCCATTCGGCATCATCTCCGACCGCATCGGCCGTCGCCCGGTGATTTATCTGGGGCTGGTGGTGTTTGCGCTCGGTAGCGTACTGGCTGCACAGTCCACGTCGATCTGGGGCGTTATCGCCGGGCGCGTCCTTCAAGGCGCGGGTGCGATCTCAGCCGCAGTCATGGCGCTGTTGTCCGATCTGACCCGAGAACAGCATCGCACGAAGGCGATGGCGATGATCGGGATGACGATCGGCGTGTCGTTTGCCATTGCGATGGTGGTTGGGCCGATCCTGACCAGTGCCTTTGGGCTTTCAGGTTTGTTCTTGGCGACAGGGGCCATGGCATTGATCGGTATCGTGATCGTCGCGTTTGTGGTGCCCAAATCCACCGTGACGCTGCAACACCGCGAATCTGGCCTCGCTCGTCAAGCCTTGGGCGCGACGCTCCGACACCCTGACTTGCTGCGCCTGGATTTGGGTATCTTCGCGTTACACGCGATGCTCATGTCCAGTTTCGTCGCGTTGCCGCTGGCGTTGGTCGAAAAAGCGGGCTTGCCCAAAGAACAGCACTGGTGGGTCTACCTGACCGCGTTGCTGATTTCATTCTTCGCGATGATCCCGTTCATCATCTACGGCGAGAAGAAGCGTCAGATGAAGCGTATCTTGCTCGGCGCGGTCTCCGTGCTGATGCTCACTGAACTATTCTTCTGGGAGTTCGGCAATACGCTTCGGGCGTTGGTCATCGGGACAGTGGTGTTTTTCACCGCATTTAATCTGCTGGAAGCGTCGCTGCCTTCGCTGATCAGCAAGGTCTCTCCGGCGGGCGGCAAAGGCACTGCGATGGGGATTTACTCCACCAGTCAGTTCCTCGGCTCGGCGGCGGGTGGCATCCTCGGCGGCTGGCTTTTTCAGCATGGCGGGTTGGGTGTGGTCTTCCTGGGAGGCGCGGCGCTGGCCGCCATCTGGCTCGCGTTTGCTGTTACCATGCGCGAGCCTCCGTACGTGACCAGCCTTCGCTTGCCGTTGTCGCCCGAGGCTCAACGCGACACAGGCCTTGCCGATCGCGTGTTGGCCGTACGTGGAGTAACAGATGCAGTAGTGGTAGCCGATGAGGCTGCCATCTATATCAAATTTGACAAAGAACTGTTGGATCGGGCGTCTTTCGACGAAGTGGTCAATCCAGCGTCGGAAACGGTTGAAGCCTAGGAGAACGTTATGGCCCGTGGGGTTAACAAAGTCATATTGGTCGGTACATGCGGCCAGGATCCCGAAGTTCGCTACTTGCCTAACGGTAACGCTGTGACCAACCTGAGTCTGGCGACCAGCGAGCAATGGACCGACAAGCAAACCGGTCAGAAGGTCGAAAAGACCGAATGGCATCGCGTTTCGATGTTCGGCAAGGTCGCAGAGATCGCCGGCGAGTATCTGCGTAAAGGTTCGCAGGTCTACATCGAAGGCAAACTGCAAACCCGCGAGTGGGAAAAAGACGGCATCAAGCGTTACACCACTGAAATCGTCGTGGACATGCAAGGCACCATGCAACTACTCGGCGGCCGTCCACAGGGTGATGCTCAACAAGGTCAAGGCGGTGGTGGTTATCAGAATTCCGCACCTCGTCCACAACAATCGCGTCCACAGGCTGCTCCACAACAACAGCCACAGCGCGAATCGCGTCCAGCTCCGCAGCAAGCGCCACAACCGGCTCCTGACTTCGACAGCTTTGATGACGATATTCCGTTCTGATTCATCCGAATCAAACGCAATAACGCATTAGAACGAAAGCCCCCGTACAGCTCAGCTGTCGGGGGCTTTGTTGTTTCATCGGCGAGGGCGTTTACAGCCCCAGTTCTGTCAGCCCCGGATGGTCATCCGGACGGCGTCCCAGCGGCCACAAGAACTTGCGCTCGGATTCCTTGATTGGCATGTCGTTGATGCAGGCAAAGCGGCGGTGCATCAGGCCGTCTTCGTTGAATTCCCAGTTCTCGTTGCCGTAGGAGCGGAACCAGTTGCCGGAGTCGTCGTGCCACTCGTAGGCGTAACGCACGGCAATGCGGTTGTCGGTGAAAGCCCACAGCTCTTTGATCAGACGGTAGTCCAGCTCCTTTTTCCATTTGCGGGTGAGGAAAGCTTTGGCCTCTTCGCGATTGGTCGCGAACTCGGCGCGGTTACGCCATTGGGTGTCGAGGGTGTAGGCCAACGAGACTTTTTCAGGATCGCGGCTGTTCCAGCCATCTTCGGCAAGGCGAATCTTTTGAATCGCCGATTCGCGGGTGAACGGAGGAAGCGGCGGGCGAGTTTGGGCAGTGGACATGGCAGAGCCTCCAGGCAAGTTGGATAGATCAGTGGGTGGAGCGTTCTTGAAGCTCAGGCCTCTTGGGGCAAGGCCTGTTTCAGCAACAGCTGCGCAACGTCTCTTGCGCTGTCGGCGGCGCTGTAGTCGCCCATGACGCGGGCCATGGTGATGGCGCCTTCCA
It contains:
- the uvrA gene encoding excinuclease ABC subunit UvrA, with amino-acid sequence MDKILIRGARTHNLKNIDLTLPRDKLIVITGLSGSGKSSLAFDTLYAEGQRRYVESLSAYARQFLSMMEKPDVDTIEGLSPAISIEQKSTSHNPRSTVGTITEIYDYLRLLYARVGTPRCPDHDIPLEAQTVSQMVDLVLAEPEGAKLMLLAPVVRERKGEHLAVFEELRAQGFVRARVNGKLCELDELPKLDKQKKHSIDVVVDRFKVRADLQQRLAESFETALKLADGIALVAPMDDEPGEEMIFSARFACPICGHAISELEPKLFSFNNPAGACPTCDGLGVKQFFDIKRLVNSELTLAEGAIRGWDRRNVYYFQMLGSLASHYGFSLEVPFKELPADLQKVLLNGSGSQNVDFRYLNDRGDIVKRAHPFEGIVPNLERRYRETESATVREELAKFLSTQPCPDCRGTRLRREARHVWVGEKTLPAVTNLPIGDATEYFGELKLTGRRGEIADKILKEIRERLQFLVNVGLDYLTLDRSADTLSGGEAQRIRLASQIGAGLVGVMYILDEPSIGLHQRDNDRLLDTLRHLRDIGNTVIVVEHDEDAIRLADYVVDIGPGAGVHGGNIVAEGTPEEVMSHPDSLTGKYLSGRVKIEVPAKRTPRNKKLSLKLKGARGNNLRNVDLEIPIGLLTCVTGVSGSGKSTLINNTLFPLSATALNGATTLEAATHDSIDGLQHLDKVVDIDQSPIGRTPRSNPATYTGLFTPIRELFSGVPESRSRGYGPGRFSFNVKGGRCEACQGDGLIKVEMHFLPDIYVPCDVCKSKRYNRETLEIKYKGKSIHEVLEMTIEEARMFFDAVPALARKLQTLMDVGLSYIKLGQSATTLSGGEAQRVKLSRELSKRDTGKTLYILDEPTTGLHFADIQQLLDVLHRLRDHGNTVVVIEHNLDVIKTADWLVDLGPEGGSKGGQIIATGTPEQVAEMKQSYTGHYLKPLLERDRA
- the rpmJ gene encoding 50S ribosomal protein L36, producing the protein MKVRASVKKLCRNCKIIRREGVVRVICSAEPRHKQRQG
- a CDS encoding MFS transporter, whose amino-acid sequence is MHDSHSERMSGSETRAAGGLALVFAFRMLGMFMVLPVLATYGMDLAGASPTLIGLAIGAYGLTQAVLQIPFGIISDRIGRRPVIYLGLVVFALGSVLAAQSTSIWGVIAGRVLQGAGAISAAVMALLSDLTREQHRTKAMAMIGMTIGVSFAIAMVVGPILTSAFGLSGLFLATGAMALIGIVIVAFVVPKSTVTLQHRESGLARQALGATLRHPDLLRLDLGIFALHAMLMSSFVALPLALVEKAGLPKEQHWWVYLTALLISFFAMIPFIIYGEKKRQMKRILLGAVSVLMLTELFFWEFGNTLRALVIGTVVFFTAFNLLEASLPSLISKVSPAGGKGTAMGIYSTSQFLGSAAGGILGGWLFQHGGLGVVFLGGAALAAIWLAFAVTMREPPYVTSLRLPLSPEAQRDTGLADRVLAVRGVTDAVVVADEAAIYIKFDKELLDRASFDEVVNPASETVEA
- a CDS encoding single-stranded DNA-binding protein, with the translated sequence MARGVNKVILVGTCGQDPEVRYLPNGNAVTNLSLATSEQWTDKQTGQKVEKTEWHRVSMFGKVAEIAGEYLRKGSQVYIEGKLQTREWEKDGIKRYTTEIVVDMQGTMQLLGGRPQGDAQQGQGGGGYQNSAPRPQQSRPQAAPQQQPQRESRPAPQQAPQPAPDFDSFDDDIPF
- the bfr gene encoding bacterioferritin, with product MQGHPDVIDYLNTLLTGELAARDQYFVHSRMYEDWGFTKLYERINHEMEEEAQHADALMRRILMLEGTPRMRPDDLDVGTTVPEMLASDLRLEYKVRAALCKGIALCEQHKDYVSRDILRVQLADTEEDHTYWLEKQMGLIKSIGLENYLQSQF
- the rpoA gene encoding DNA-directed RNA polymerase subunit alpha gives rise to the protein MQISVNEFLTPRHIDVQVVSPTRAKITLEPLERGFGHTLGNALRRILLSSMPGCAVVEAEIDGVLHEYSAIEGVQEDVIEILLNLKGLAIKLHGRDEVTLTLSKKGSGVVTAADIQLDHDVEIVNPDHVIANLASNGALNMKLVVARGRGYEPADSRQSDEDESRSIGRLQLDSSFSPVRRIAYVVENARVEQRTNLDKLVIDLETNGTLDPEEAIRRAATILQQQLAAFVDLKGDSEPVVVEQEDEIDPILLRPVDDLELTVRSANCLKAENIYYIGDLIQRTEVELLKTPNLGKKSLTEIKDVLASRGLSLGMRLDNWPPASLKKDDKATA
- the rpsM gene encoding 30S ribosomal protein S13 codes for the protein MARIAGVNIPDNKHTVISLTYIYGVGRTTAQKICATTGVNPAAKIKDLSDEQIEQLRGEVAKFTTEGDLRREINMKIKRLMDLGCYRGLRHRRGLPVRGQRTKTNARTRKGPRKPIRK
- a CDS encoding nuclear transport factor 2 family protein, with product MSTAQTRPPLPPFTRESAIQKIRLAEDGWNSRDPEKVSLAYTLDTQWRNRAEFATNREEAKAFLTRKWKKELDYRLIKELWAFTDNRIAVRYAYEWHDDSGNWFRSYGNENWEFNEDGLMHRRFACINDMPIKESERKFLWPLGRRPDDHPGLTELGL
- the rplQ gene encoding 50S ribosomal protein L17, which encodes MRHRKSGRHLSRTSSHRKAMFQNMAVSLFEHELIKTTLPKAKELRRVAEPLITLAKIDSVANRRLAFDRTRSKEIVGKLFNDLGKRYATREGGYLRILKCGFRAGDNAPMAYVELVDRPVGGSVEAAE
- the secY gene encoding preprotein translocase subunit SecY, whose protein sequence is MAKQGALSALSKSGGLSELWARLRFLFLAIIVYRIGAHIPVPGINPDRLADLFRQNEGTILSLFNMFSGGALERMSIFALGIMPYISASIIMQLMTAVSPQLEQLKKEGEAGRRKISQYTRYGTVVLALVQAIGMSIGLAGQGVAFSADIGFHFVAVTTFVAGALFMMWLGEQITERGVGNGISMLIFSGIVAGLPRAIGQSFESARQGDINIFALVAIGLLAVAIIGFVVFIERGQRRIAVHYAKRQQGRKVFAAQTSHLPLKVNMAGVIPAIFASSILLFPASLGAWFGQSEGMGWLQDISQSIAPGQPLNILLFSAGIIFFCFFYTALMFNPKDVAENLKKSGAFIPGIRPGEQSARYIDGVLTRLTMFGALYMMAVCLLPQFLVVAANVPFYLGGTSLLIVVVVVMDFMSQVQSHLVSHQYESLMKKANLKGYGSGMLR
- the rpsK gene encoding 30S ribosomal protein S11 is translated as MAKPAARPRKKVKKTVVDGIAHIHASFNNTIVTITDRQGNALSWATSGGSGFRGSRKSTPFAAQVAAERAGQAALEYGLKNLDVNVKGPGPGRESAVRALNGCGYKIASITDVTPIPHNGCRPPKKRRV
- the rpsD gene encoding 30S ribosomal protein S4 yields the protein MARYIGPKCKLARREGTDLFLKSGVRAIESKCNIEAAPGIHGQRRGRQSDYGTQLREKQKVRRIYGVLERQFSGYYKEAAGKKGATGENLLQLLECRLDNVVYRMGFGSTRAESRQLVSHKSVSVNGKTVNVPSYQVRAGDVVAIREKAKNQLRIVQALDLCAQRGRVEWVEVDTEKKSGVFKSVPARSDLSADINESLIVELYSK